A genomic window from Leishmania panamensis strain MHOM/PA/94/PSC-1 chromosome 5 sequence includes:
- a CDS encoding prefoldin subunit, putative (TriTrypDB/GeneDB-style sysID: LpmP.05.1180) has translation MQQVHPDIKKLNDLLRPILKELQELGDKKGKLIEARRQLGGQKNENELVRDEMNKLEPDATVYKLIGPALVPQDQSDAKTVISNRLDYINGEIKRSDSSIAEIDRKEAELQKKAQELYRRMQERQMQLIEQQQQQQH, from the coding sequence ATGCAACAGGTACACCCAGATATCAAGAAGCTTAACGACCTTCTGAGACCAATTCTGAAGGAGCTTCAGGAGTTGGGCGACAAGAAGGGCAAGCTCATCGAGGCCCGGCGCCAGCTTGGCGGGCAAAAGAATGAGAATGAGCTAGTGCGTGATGAAATGAACAAGCTGGAGCCCGATGCGACAGTTTACAAGCTTATCGGCCCTGCTCTTGTTCCGCAGGACCAGAGCGATGCCAAGACAGTCATCAGCAATCGCCTGGACTACATCAACGGTGAAATCAAGAGGAGTGACAGTAGCATCGCTGAAATTGATCgaaaggaggcggagctgcagaagaAGGCACAAGAGCTGTACCGCAGGATGCAGGAACGGCAGATGCAGCTTAttgagcaacagcagcagcagcagcactag
- a CDS encoding protein phosphatase type 1 regulator-like protein (TriTrypDB/GeneDB-style sysID: LpmP.05.1190), with protein sequence MFPLVFVSIHQHFRTHPQPPRLMFANLDEEKKARLRERILQAAAAPPPAPVPAKSNSDSDDEQEVPLQHNESMKHASEQLTINAKSTEVEIANIRLFTLDELDLNQLTECKILSLRKNLIHELSAFPQHLAGRLTELDLFDNKIRKVRDFFDSAMVPDPESGSLLKQSVPQAFYSLTKLDLSYNQLRRITGLGSLGSTLKELYLVENKIKVIEGLDSFVHLELLELGGNRIREIGSGLANLRSLQSLWLGKNKIHSIGDSLHSLRELQKLSLQANRLTSITEEAFKEGCNPHLVELYLSENGISTIENLPLHSLHLLDLSFNPIATINETVINPINMPELEEFWLTDGNINDWGEVKKFCGFANTLRTIYVERNPIEQDKRYRDKVYMNLPFVTQIDSWPVLNKNNLEADRLIQRRAS encoded by the coding sequence aTGTTTCCCTTAGTTTTCGTCTCAATTCATCAGCACTTCCGTACTCACCCACAGCCTCCTAGACTCATGTTCGCCAATCTggacgaggagaagaaggcgcgaTTGAGAGAAAGAATTCTTcaagccgctgccgcgcctccCCCAGCCCCTGTACCAGCAAAGTCTAACAGCGACAGTGACGATGAACAAGAagtgccactgcagcacaaCGAGAGCATGAAGCACGCATCGGAGCAACTAACAATTAATGCTAAAAGCACCGAGGTGGAAATTGCCAATATTCGACTCTTCACTCTCGACGAGCTCGACCTTAATCAGCTCACCGAGTGTAAgattctctctctgcgcaaAAACCTCATTCATGAGCTCTCTGCTTTTCCGCAGCACTTGGCCGGGCGGCTTACTGAACTAGATCTGTTTGACAACAAGATCAGGAAGGTGCGGGACTTTTTCGACTCAGCAATGGTACCAGACCCCGAAAGTGGATCTCTTTTGAAGCAGTCGGTTCCACAAGCATTCTACTCTCTCACCAAGCTTGATTTGAGTTACAATCAGCTACGCAGAATAACGGGCTTAGGTTCGTTAGGCTCGACACTTAAGGAGCTCTATCTGGTTGAAAACAAAATCAAAGTGATCGAAGGGCTCGACAGCTTCGTTCATCTGGAGCTTCTCGAACTCGGTGGCAACCGCATTCGTGAAATTGGATCTGGGTTGGCTAACCTGCGGTCCTTACAGAGTCTGTGGCTCGGCAAAAACAAGATCCATAGTATTGGTGACTCCCTCCACAGCCTTCGCGAGCTGCAGAAACTTAGCCTTCAGGCAAATCGGTTGACCTCCATTACAGAAGAAGCATTCAAGGAAGGCTGCAACCCACATCTCGTGGAGCTTTATCTGTCAGAAAACGGCATTAGCACCATCGAGAACCTGCCCCTGCACTCCCTTCACCTGCTGGATCTCAGCTTCAATCCCATAGCTACAATCAACGAAACTGTCATAAACCCCATCAATATGCCTGAACTGGAAGAGTTTTGGTTGACTGACGGAAACATCAACGACTGGGGAGAGGTCAAAAAGTTCTGCGGGTTTGCTAATACACTCCGCACCATTTACGTGGAGCGCAACCCTATCGAGCAAGATAAGCGCTATCGGGATAAGGTTTATATGAACCTGCCATTTGTGACCCAGATTGACTCGTGGCCAGTTCTCAACAAAAACAACCTGGAGGCCGATCGCTTGATTCAACGAAGAGCATCGTAG